DNA from Colletotrichum higginsianum IMI 349063 chromosome 7 map unlocalized unitig_7, whole genome shotgun sequence:
GAGTAGGACCCGTCTGATGGCTGCTCACCGGCTGCCGGCACGACGAAGGGCTCCCGGTAGACGGAACTGAAGGGTGACCGCACGGCAGACTGTGTGCCGGTGGGGGCGCCGCTGAAGACATCCTCGGGCGCCGAAGATTCGGAACGGCTCGAGTCAGACAGcgtgctgttgctgctgccggctTCGCATCCGGAGGGGTCCTGTTCTTGGTTCGGCGGCGTGGCGGCCGTGGTCGATGTGCCGGCTGAGCGCGTCAGCCTCGGGACCAGACTCACGGCGGTgttgccctcggcgtccaTCTCGAGGATCGGGACTGTAGAGATGACGGTGTGCCGGAACGGCGCGGGTTTCTTCCCACTGGCCGAGGCACATCGTCCCCGAAGATCCTGCAGCCACTGCTTGACAAGCGCGATATGCGGCGTGTCGGGTGCCTTGTTCAGTGTTCTGATGAGGTAGTGGACaacgtcgagaagctggggGGTTGCCCGCGTCGGTAGACGCACGAGGGCCTCGTTGATTCGGGTGTCGAGGCCTTCTTGCTGTTGTGGAGTGAGAGACGGGGACAACATGGCTTGGGAAAAGAGTTCCAGCAGGTCTTGGACGGCCCAGTTCCAGTACGAATCGTATCTCCGGGCCTTCTTCGCGTCAAAAACCGGTGCGATGCCCTGCTCGTAGAAGCTGCCGTGCTCGGCGGACCAGTCGTCCAGCTTGCCCTGGAGACTGTCGATGATTCCCCTCGCCTTTTGTCTCTCGATGGTCCCGCTGTCGAGATCGACGCTCTGCTGCTTCGCGTACACCTGGAGGAATGCTCTATCCCGGCCGCGCTGTTCGCCGCGGATCGCGTCCAGCTCGCCCGAGGacacggcgacggcggcggcggggttcTCTTGCTGGGCGGCGCCAGGAGACAGGGCAGACGGAGCAACGCCCAAGTCGTGCAGGACACCCTTGGCCATATCGTCGAGAAAGCTGTGGACGTCCTTCTCGCTCGCCAACCTTGTGCCGGGCTGGTGGAAGATGGCCCGCACAAGCACCCGGTCCTGCAGGCCGGTCTGGAACCTCCACCGATTCTCGAGATACTGCCGAAACGTGGCAGTGCTTGTGCCGGCCGGCATCTTGGTGGACGCCAGCTTCGAGACGAGGCCCAGCATTCCGGGGCCTAGTTTGTTGCCCTGGCCCAAGTCCGTTAGGATCCCGGACAAGCTGCTGATCGGCATGTCCTCCGGCTGATCTGGCAGAGAGCCGAACTCCTTTACCAGGTCCCCAATGATTTCATTTTGCAGAGTGGAACGTCCTAAAGATGGAGAAATATGTTGGCATGTTTTCGTGTGGCAATCAAGCGTAAGCATATAGCGTTCACGTACCTCCACAGAGACCCTTGATGGACTGGTCGGTGGCAATCTCTGATGACGGTTTCTTCAGTGCTACAGCCACCAGCGCTGTGAGGATGTCGAGAGAAGTGGTCGGCGTGtcgaagagagagacgggctgctgctgcacctcCTGCGCAACGGCTTCCACAGGCTTGGGAGGTGTGGATGGCGACGCTGCTTCTGACGCGACGGGAACGTTTGGGGTCACGGCTGctgttgtgtgtgtggaaTTGGCAACTTGGGTTTTCGCATCGTGGCCTGCGATGTCTttggtctcggcctcggcctcttgaTGCCGGAAGTAAATCGAGTCGGCGTTCTTCGCGTAGCTCAACAACTCCCTGCGCAGGCCCGCTGCAATGTCTGTGGccccgaagccgccggcgttTATAGACTTCTTGGCCATGTTGATGAGGATCTCTGCCGGGCCGATCTCGACCAGGCGTTCAGTCAGGAAGTCCCGTAGGATGGCGTCTTGCGTGTCGATCCTGGTCGGGTGtcagcaagcaagcaatcTTACAACTTGCCCACAAGAGACTTACCATTGTACTGGGAAGCAAAACTGGTGGCTAGGGGCGGTGGTCAGCGACGGCTTGAGTTGGGAGAATAGAAGAACTCACGCCAGGAGTTCTGTCAACAGAATCTGCGCCAGCTGGGTTTCTGCTTGTGTGTATCTTTTGACGGTGGCATCCATTTTGGTGAAGTGAGAAGAAAATGGTATGGCGTCTGTTGATTTGCCACGAGTGACAGAGGATCTTCTAAACACGCAACTCGGCCAAGTTCATTCAACGAAGCCAAAGTGATGTCGAAAGATGTACTTCACTAGCCCATCAAAGTTGAAGTCGTTTTCTTAATATGGCTCTCCATGATAACTATCAGTTTGTTATTCGTACCTGTTCTGTCAACGGTGTTAGAATATCATGATAAAACAGCGGCAGGGCTGCTTGTCGTCTGCTTACTGTACGTACAGTACGACGGGAAGACGTCCGACTTGGACATTGATAACGGCGTTAAGCCTAGTAATTCTCATACGGTAAGACTAGGCTAGCATCATCAAGCACCAGACCACGCAGTCTAAGCAGCTGGCCTTCTTTCTGCTACTTGATGATGCCAAGATTGAAAGTTTGACGGGTGGGAttgaaaaagaagaagagaaaaaagggaAGAAACATCGAATTGGAGTGGGAGACCCAACGCAGTTCAGTCCAGTTGCTGAAGAACGTCTGCCTCCATCACACATCACAATGCACGAAATCACCAGATTGTTGCTGGCGCCGGCTGCTGTCGCTGTCTTCTACGTACGTCCCGAATCCCTTGATCTTGCTATAGTGTGGTTCTTCAAGATAGTACCTAGGCTCACATCACAACCCCCCCGATAGATATTCGCCAGAGCAACGTATCTCGCATTCTTCCATCCATACGCAAAGTACCCAGGACCGTTCCTCGCCAAGTTCACCAACGCCTACGCCGCCTACCATGGCTGGAAGGGCGACATCCACCTCGACTTCTGGAGATGCCACGAGAAATACGGTAGGTCCAGACTGACTGGGTGTTACTCTTTATTAATAACCCACGCTCATGATCTGCAGGCGACTACGTCCGCTACGGACCCAACCAGCTCACCTTCAACACGGCAGCAGGCCTCAGAGACATCTACGGCACTGGCGCGGCCACCAAGTTCATCAAGGCCGACGCCTACACGCCGCTGATCCACCGAGCCCCCAACACTCTGACCATCCGCGGCGGCAAAGACCACGCCCGTCGCCGCAGGATCATGGCCCAGGGTGTGTCCGAGAAGGCCCAGCGCGGGTACGAGCACCGAATCGCCGGCCACATCGACAAGCTCTGCGCCGCCGCGTTCTCGGACGGCGGaggggacgacggcgggcggcCCAAGACGCTGGACATGGCCAAGTGGTGCTACTACCTGTCCTTCGACATCATGtccgacgtcgtcttcggcgcccGGTACAACCTGCTGGAGGACGAGCGCTTCCGCTACGTGACGGAGTCCATCGACAAGTCCAACACGCGCATGTCGGCGCTGATCCAGTGGCCGCGCCTCGCCGCGCTGCGGATCGACAAGCGCTTCTTccgcgaggccatcgccgcccgcAACCGCTTCATCAGGTTCGTCTCGCGCGTCGTGCGCGACCGCGTGCTCAAGGGCAAGACGGTGTCGATCGACATCGGCGCGCAGGGGAGCCGGGACGCCGACGTCTTCGCCAACCTCGCGTCGGCCAAGGACCCGGAGACCGGCCGCGggttcgacgacgccgagatcgccgccgagagTACGACGCTCATCGTCGCGGGCTCCGacacctcgtcgacggcgctcTCCGGCCTCTTCTTCTACCTGGCGAACAACAGGGAGGCCTAcgccacggccgcggcggAGGTCCGCGGCAAGTTCGCCTCCAGGAAGGACGTAATCCTGGGTGCCACGCTCATGTCTTGCACATACCTGCGCGCCTGCATCGACGAGTCGCTCCGCATGTCGCCGCCCGTGGGCTCCTCGCTGTGGAGGGAGGCCCTGccgggcggcgccgtcgtcgtggacTCCCAGACCATCCCGGCCGGCTGCGACGTCGGCGTGCCCATCTACTCGGTCCACCACAGCAACGAGTACTTCACGGATCCCTTCGAGTACAGGCCGGAGCGGTGgctggaggacgacggcacgGGCAGCGTCGAGCGCGCCCGCTCTGTCTTCAACCCGTTTTCCATCGGCACGCGCAGCTGCCTGGGCAAGGGGCTGGCGACTACGGAAATCATGCTCACGATGGCAAAGGTCCTGTACGATGGCGACTTCGAGCCCGTCGATGGCGAACTGGGCCAGGTTGGGCGCGGACGCCGCGACGGGGTGTACGGCCGGCATCGGGTTCAGGAGTACCAGCTGTGGGACTTTATCACGGCGCAGAAGACGGGTCCTATCCTCAGCTTCACGGCACGAAAGGATGTCTGAAGAGTCTCGGAGGGGTGGTTGTTTCACACGTGAGAGGGCGACCAGAGTCTTTCCGGCTGGCTTCAGCTTTGGATGTTCCTTAACTTAGCCGGTGGCTATCACGTTTGTTACCAGACAGGTATTCTTCCATAGTCAGCAGGCAGCCTGCACACAGTTATACATGATTACTCTCTGAGTAGGGTTGCGGAACATTGCTTATTTGCTGGCTGAACTCGGCTTACTGTATAGTCAACTCCAAGGCGTCGTGTTATGAATAGTGGGACGGAAGGAATATTACGTCCAAGGCTGTGTCATGATCATAGTCCAAGTACATCTCACTGTACCCCATGTTGACTAGATATATGCTCATGTATTTGAAATAAAACAAGTCGAACGGTAAGATTGGGTTGAGGGAACACAGAACACATCTCCCAGCTTGAGTTGACGGGCAAGTCTAGGTTCCAAAGACTCTTCCTACATCGAACATCACCAACAGAAACTCAGCCATCTTTCACAACCAACCACCATGTCTCCGCCTGTTCCAGACAAGAACATCGGTAAACTCACTCCAAAGGCTCGActcttctttccttttcaACTACTAACTTGACGATAGACTGGTCGTcactcggcctcggcctcgaacTACCCAACCGCGGGCATGTCGAAGCCCGTTTCCACCTCTCAACCGGGAAGTGGACTGCCCCCGAGCTGGTCGCCAACCCCAACATCTTCATCAGCGGCATGAGCCCCGGCCTGAACTACGGACAGCAGTGCTACGAGGGCCTCAAGGCGTTCcgcaccgccggcggccagatCAGCGTCTTCCGCCCCGCGTTCCACGCAGCCCGTCTCCAACGgtccgccgaggccgtgtCCCTCCCGGCCCCCTCGCAGGCGCTGTTCCTCGCGGCCGTGGAGAAAGCGGTCGCGGCCAACGCCCACCTCGTCCCTCCCGCCGACACGGACGCCTACCTGTACATCCGCCCCGTGCTCTTCGGCGCCTCTGCGCAgctcgccctggccgccccCGAGGAGtccatcctcgccgtctaCGTGCACCCCATCCGCCCGTACCACGGcacggccgccctcgacggcctcgtgctcgaggactttgaccgcgccgcgccgaggggcgtgggcggcgtcaaggtcggcggGAACTACGCGCCCGTCTGGCGGCACGCGGCCAGGGCCAAGGAGCTGGGGTACGGCATCACGCTGCACCTCGACAGCGCGACCAGGACGTTTGTCGAGGAGTTCTCCACGAGCGGGTTCCTGGGGCACAGGACGGACGCAAGCGGGAGAAGCGTGCTGGTGGTCCCGCAGACGGAGAACGCCATTGCCAGCGCGACGAGCGACAGCATGGTGCGGGTTGCCGAGCGAGAGGGCTGGATCATCGAGAAGAAAGAGGTTGGTATTGACTGATTCCCAGCCCGCCCGTTCTTtgtctctcccctcctcgTTCCGTCTATCCAACACATACAAAACACAGACGCTCATTGCTGGACACGTGGGAAATTGGTTTTGGCTGACAGAACATGCTTATAGcttcccttttcttccatCTCTGATCTGGATGAGGTCGTGGCGGTTGGAACAGCGGCAGCCGCCGTTCCCATTCGGACCATCAGCCGGCTGTCCACGAACGAAAAGTTCACCTTCAACAGCGCTGGGGGGAAACTTGCGCGTCTCTCTTCCGTCATTTCTGGAATACAGCGGGGGACGCAAGAGGACACTGAGCAATGGGGGCACCCGATCACCAAGTTTTGAGTCCATTAGACTTGGGGCTTCACACGCTCCTGCTGGGGAGGACCAGGGAGAGAAACTAGGTTGGCGTTTTGCTGAGATCCATACGTAAAGAGGAGTAACTGGACGCAAAGACATAAGCATGGCTACAGTATGACTGCATAGTAAATCAGCGACCACAATAAGCACACTACCTTTACACTCTACACTGTCTAGTCAGGGCCCGACTGATCAAGAGCGTTCGGCCGTGCGGCCAAGGGACTTCTGGTCCATAACATGGTATCCCTCGCCTCGTCCTTACAAAATCTTCAAGGCGCAGTCATCGTACCTCCAATACGTAGCAGTCATCTGCCACGCCTAACTGCTGCTTACAGTGATAGTACAGTTATTGGCTGTCAACTGCCTCTGATGGATAATGATTGATTTCACACTGTAGTCAGCACGTAGTAATCTTGTGCCCTGCGTTCTCATCTTTCTGCCTGACGTTTGAAGGCCTATCCAGGTAACGAGTTGGAGTAAGAATCACGACATTACTGTGCTTTCTTGCCACAGTAAACACAGGAGTCTAGATGCGCTAAAGCCTCTCAAATTTAGTCACCGTCTGTGTTTCCGGTTTACTGTATTCGATTATCTAGAGCAACAGTAATCATATCTGCGTCCCCACCAGCGTTGGAGTATCCATGTCTAGCAAAGGCATCGCATACAGTAAGCAGGGAGCACGCAAACATCCTAAGCACGGCTTACACGTTTCCACCAGACACAGCGACTAAGAGAACCTCTGCATGAGAGACTTCATTTACACCTGAGGCACGTGGAATGTACATTTCACAATGAGGAAGATCAAAATCGGGGTCTTGGATGATGCAGTGATGTTAAGCCTATGAACGGCAGTACGGGACTGTCCATCGAAGGTTTAGTAATGCCACCGAGCTGGTTCAAAACACTACTTGAGCTCTGCATTAACTGAAACATTTACTGGTTCTAAATCCTAGACGATTCTCCGATCAAGGCCGCCTTGTTGTGACTGGAGTTGTGCCTTGTATCTTCATCACACTTTAAGATAACTCTCATGTCGTGAAAATACAACGCTTTGTTACTGCTAGATTCCAAGTCAGCATTGAACACGACCGTTGTCTTACCGCCGCCATGGTCGTATTCAGTCTCTCACACGGCGACATCACAGTGCCACTCGAGATTCCTCCCAATCTCGTTCGTTTCGCCGGTACCCAGAGAGACGAATTCCTTGCATCCACTGCAACGGCCCCAACATCTAGAATCCCCACATCAACGCTGGAACTGACCGCTCGTTTCAGCATGCACGTTgcaagaggagaagggagcGATCGCGATGGCTTGCTCGAGTCGTTGCTGGACCATCTGGATCACAACATCCTCCAAGGCAACGACATCCACACAGCAGTCGTTGAAACCATCAAAGACAAACAGAGCAAGACACAGGCAATACAGTCATACTACGAGGCGCTCATCGTAGCCAACAGGCCGATCAAGCCTCGGGGGACCTCGGCCCTGTTAAATGCGGCAGCTCGAGGTCAAGCCGGCCTGCATCTGCTCTTTGGGGGACAGGGCAACAACGAGCACTACTTTGACGAGATCCGAAATGTGTTCTCGACATACAAGCCCCTGGTCCGCACCCTCGCAGAGTCACTCGGCCAAAGACTCCAGACCCTCGCGCGAAACAGCTCGGTTTCCGACCTCTACCCacacggcctcgacgtcctgcGATGGCTCGAAGCCCCCGACTCGACACCCAGCACAGACGCTCTCGTTGCGGCCCCCGTGAGCTTCCCGCTCATAGGCGTcttgcagctgctgcatgtCAAAGCCGTCTTCGTGGCTCTGGGAGTGGCCCCTGGCGACCTCTCTCGTCTCTTGCAAGGCGTGGCAGGCCACTCTCAGGGATTGGTGACAGCGCTGGCGGTATCAGCTGCGTCAACGTGGGACGAGTTTGACGATCTCGCTGTCAAGGCCGTTGAGATACTGTTTTGGATTGGAGCTAGATGCCAGCAGGTCCTCCGCGAAGAGTAAGTAAACAAACGCCTTCGAAGATTTGTCAACCGTTGGGCCTGTAGACCTTCACTAACATAGTGAACCGGACAGAAATCTCTCCGAAAAGGACTCTCTGGCCTTGGTCACGGACGGCCATGGGACTCCATCCTCCATGCTCTCCATTTCCAACATCCACCAGCGGGACCTGGAAAAGATCGTCACAGGCCTGAACGGCCGCCTACCCGTTGAGCAGCATGTGTACACTGCCCTCAAGAACACCGGCTCGAACTTCGTCATCAGCGGGCCAGTACGCTCACTTGCGGCACTCATCAACTCATGCAAGGCCGCTTCGGCCGGCGCCCGGACGGGGCCTCAAGCCCGCGTTCCCTATTCCCAACGGAAGctctcgccgtcgatgcAGTTTCTGCCCGTCACCGTTCCGTGCCATTCGAAGCTGCTGGACGACGCTGTGCCGCTGATTGACCAAGACCTGAGGAACGTCTCCATCTCGAATCAAGCTCTCAAGGTCCCGGTGAACCGCCAGTCAGCGGACTCTTCCGACTTTGTGACCATATATCGGGACGAGGAAGGGCAAAACCTGGTTCCCTTGGTTATTAGGAAGATCACCTCAGAGCCGGTTGACTGGACCGAGATCGACTTCACGGGAGCAACACACGTGGTGGACTTCGGCCCTGGCCTTTCAGGTGGCGTGGGCAACTTGACACACCGGAATCTTCTCGGGTCAGGAACTCGTATCCTGGTCGCAGGGAAGCTGGACTCGCAACCCGAAGGGCCTCAGGGGTCACTGGCTGAGCTGTTCTCGCCGGATGAGAGAGATATCCAATGGGCTCCCAGGTGGGAGGAGAGCCATCGAGCGTCTCTTGTCCGGACAGCCAGCGGGCCGGTGGTCGTATCCAGCCTTAGTCGGCTCTTGGGGCTACCTCCGTTCTTCGTGGCggggatgacgccgacgacgactcaTCCCGAATTCGTTGCCGCAGTCAGTGAGTAGTCTTTCCCCTGCTTCGTCCATCTACAACTCGCCCCCTCGTCATACAGAGTCTATCTCACCTCAGTGGCTAACAACTGAATTATCAAAACACAGTGAGAGCAGGTTACCACGTCGAGTTCGCCGCGGGCGGCTACCACGACGCCAGCTCTCTGCAGTCGGCCCTCACCAGGCTCCGCGACATGATCCCTCCCGGGCGCGGCATCACCATCAACGTCATCTACGTGAGCCCCAAGGCCATTGCGTGGCAGATCCCACTGGTGCGCCAGCTGCGAGGCCAAGGCTTCCCCTTGACCGGACTGacggtcggcggcggcgtccctTCTCTCGAAGTGGCGACCGAGTACATCACCACCCTCGGCCTGGAGCATATCTCTTTTAAGCCCAGCTCGGCGGAGTCCATCCGACAGGTGCTCCGGATCGCCGCGGAGAACCCGAGTTTCCCCGTAATCCTGCAGTGGACGGgcggtcgaggcggcggccatcaCTCGGCGGAAGACTTCCACGCCCCGATCCTGGAGACGTACGGCGAGATCCGGGCGCGGGACAACGTTCACTTGGTCGCCGGCTCCGGATTCGGGAGCGGCGATGATGTCCTGCCGTATCTGACCGGGACCTGGAGTTTGTCCCGCGGCAAGAAGTCGCCCATGCCCTTCGACGGCGCCCTTTTTGGCAGCAGGGTCATGACGTGCGCCGAGGCTCTCACCTCGCGCCAGGCGAAGCTCGAGATCGTGGCAGCCCAGGGAGTCGAGGACGCGCAGTGGGATGGAACGTATCGAGGTTCAACCGGCGGCGTCGTTTCCGTCGTCAGCGAGATGGGCGAGCCCATCCACATCATCGCCAAccgaggcggacggctcTGGGCCGAGCTGGACAGAACCGTCTTCTCGCTCGACAGGAAGAAGCGCGCTGCCGTCATCGCCTCAAAGAAGGGCTACATCATCTCGCGCCTCAATGAAGACTTCCAGCGCCCTTGGTTCGGCGTGAACGCTCAGGGGGTACATTGTGACATCGCCGACATGACTTACAAAGAAGTCGTGGAGAGGGTTATCAAGCTTATGTTTGCCGGAGGGCGCTGGGTAGACCAGAGCCACCCGCGCCTCCTCTTCGACTTTCTATCACAGATCGAGGCTCGTTTCTCCGAGATTGActcctcttccctcgtcGGTCCCAAGGAGTGCGATTCAGACCCTTCAAGAATAGCTGAGAAGGTGCTCCAGGCGTTCCCCGGGGCTTCGACTACTCTGCTCTGCCCAGAGGATGTCGACTTCTTTGTGCAGCTGTGCAGACGCCCCGGGGCCAAGCCCGTCCCGTTCGTGCCTGTTCTGGACGACGGTTTCGAGACCTTCTTCAAGAAAGACTCGCTGTGGCAGTCGGAGAACCTCGACACCGTTGTAGATCAGGATGCTGGACGCGTGTTCATTCTGCATGGGCCAGTCGCCGCTCGCCACACCACCACGATCGATGAACCTGTCGGTGACGTTCTGGACGCAATCAACGCTTCGGTATACCGGCACTTCCTCGCGGAGGCTTTTGGGGGAGACGAGGCTTCGATACCTTACGAGGAGTGTCTCCAACGAACCCTCTCGGCGGCAGCCGGACCAGCGGCTACGGACCAGCTAGACATCGTGCTACCCGAGCGCAACAATGACCTCCGGGCTCCGTTCTCAGGAgtcaaggctggctggcaggCTGCTCTGTTCGGCAGTCGTTTCGTCGTCCAGGGCCAGGATCTGATTCCCAACCCCCTTCTGCATTTGCACGACGCCCTCAAcgctgacgatgctgatATCAACGAGGACACCGTTTCCATCTTCTCTGAAGCGGGTCACGGAAAAAGAGCACTTCTCGTCGAGGCGATGAGGCATTTGAACGAGATACGGGTCGCGTTGTACACCCACCTCACAGGTCCCGACACGCCCGTCCCTCTGTTGCTGAAGTTTCGGTACCATCCGGAGACGAGCTTCGCTCCCATACGGGAGGTCATCGACGATCGCAACGAGCGGATCGGCGACATGTACCGTCAGTTGTGGACGAGCGGATCGGAGTCGACCACCACGCCAGGCCCCTCAGAGTCTAGGGCAGATCTGTCGACGTTCGACGGCACTTACACGTGCGACGAGGCCCTTGTGCGCGACTTCAACAGGGCAGTGGGCTACAGGAGCCCGACGCAGCACGAGCGTGTGCTCCTCGACTTTGCCATCGTGGTCGGCTGGAGCCCTATATGCCAGGCGCTCCTCCAGAAGTCTATCCAGGGCGACGTGCTGAAGCTTGTGCACTTATCGAACGCATACGAGGTTCACAGCGGTGCCGAGGGATTGAAGGTTGGCGATACCTTGCGGACCCGAGCACGCGTGTCTTCCACCACGATCGACGACTCTGGCAAGACGGTCGAGATTGTCTGCGTTATCAGGAGGGCGGACGGAGGCTCCGCGCTCATAACCGTCCGCTCGCGGTTTTTGTTCAGGGGCAAGTACACAGACTTCACGTCAACATTCGCCCGCAAGGTCGAGCCGCCGTACGAGTTGAAGATACGCTCGAACAAGGACATTGGCATACTCGCCTCGAAGCCATGGCTGcacatcgccgacggc
Protein-coding regions in this window:
- a CDS encoding Branched-chain amino acid aminotransferase, giving the protein MSPPVPDKNIDWSSLGLGLELPNRGHVEARFHLSTGKWTAPELVANPNIFISGMSPGLNYGQQCYEGLKAFRTAGGQISVFRPAFHAARLQRSAEAVSLPAPSQALFLAAVEKAVAANAHLVPPADTDAYLYIRPVLFGASAQLALAAPEESILAVYVHPIRPYHGTAALDGLVLEDFDRAAPRGVGGVKVGGNYAPVWRHAARAKELGYGITLHLDSATRTFVEEFSTSGFLGHRTDASGRSVLVVPQTENAIASATSDSMVRVAEREGWIIEKKELPFSSISDLDEVVAVGTAAAAVPIRTISRLSTNEKFTFNSAGGKLARLSSVISGIQRGTQEDTEQWGHPITKF
- a CDS encoding Fatty acid synthase, with the translated sequence MVVFSLSHGDITVPLEIPPNLVRFAGTQRDEFLASTATAPTSRIPTSTLELTARFSMHVARGEGSDRDGLLESLLDHLDHNILQGNDIHTAVVETIKDKQSKTQAIQSYYEALIVANRPIKPRGTSALLNAAARGQAGLHLLFGGQGNNEHYFDEIRNVFSTYKPLVRTLAESLGQRLQTLARNSSVSDLYPHGLDVLRWLEAPDSTPSTDALVAAPVSFPLIGVLQLLHVKAVFVALGVAPGDLSRLLQGVAGHSQGLVTALAVSAASTWDEFDDLAVKAVEILFWIGARCQQVLREENLSEKDSLALVTDGHGTPSSMLSISNIHQRDLEKIVTGLNGRLPVEQHVYTALKNTGSNFVISGPVRSLAALINSCKAASAGARTGPQARVPYSQRKLSPSMQFLPVTVPCHSKLLDDAVPLIDQDLRNVSISNQALKVPVNRQSADSSDFVTIYRDEEGQNLVPLVIRKITSEPVDWTEIDFTGATHVVDFGPGLSGGVGNLTHRNLLGSGTRILVAGKLDSQPEGPQGSLAELFSPDERDIQWAPRWEESHRASLVRTASGPVVVSSLSRLLGLPPFFVAGMTPTTTHPEFVAAVMRAGYHVEFAAGGYHDASSLQSALTRLRDMIPPGRGITINVIYVSPKAIAWQIPLVRQLRGQGFPLTGLTVGGGVPSLEVATEYITTLGLEHISFKPSSAESIRQVLRIAAENPSFPVILQWTGGRGGGHHSAEDFHAPILETYGEIRARDNVHLVAGSGFGSGDDVLPYLTGTWSLSRGKKSPMPFDGALFGSRVMTCAEALTSRQAKLEIVAAQGVEDAQWDGTYRGSTGGVVSVVSEMGEPIHIIANRGGRLWAELDRTVFSLDRKKRAAVIASKKGYIISRLNEDFQRPWFGVNAQGVHCDIADMTYKEVVERVIKLMFAGGRWVDQSHPRLLFDFLSQIEARFSEIDSSSLVGPKECDSDPSRIAEKVLQAFPGASTTLLCPEDVDFFVQLCRRPGAKPVPFVPVLDDGFETFFKKDSLWQSENLDTVVDQDAGRVFILHGPVAARHTTTIDEPVGDVLDAINASVYRHFLAEAFGGDEASIPYEECLQRTLSAAAGPAATDQLDIVLPERNNDLRAPFSGVKAGWQAALFGSRFVVQGQDLIPNPLLHLHDALNADDADINEDTVSIFSEAGHGKRALLVEAMRHLNEIRVALYTHLTGPDTPVPLLLKFRYHPETSFAPIREVIDDRNERIGDMYRQLWTSGSESTTTPGPSESRADLSTFDGTYTCDEALVRDFNRAVGYRSPTQHERVLLDFAIVVGWSPICQALLQKSIQGDVLKLVHLSNAYEVHSGAEGLKVGDTLRTRARVSSTTIDDSGKTVEIVCVIRRADGGSALITVRSRFLFRGKYTDFTSTFARKVEPPYELKIRSNKDIGILASKPWLHIADGNKLADLNLNDLTLEFHLETVTRWASESTRSSIDTSGKVFTRSESGDLSEIGIVKHHVAQSSSNPVLPYLQRRGKVVDSRTTHQLPTPGPSTKARIRIPWSNEPYSRVSGDYNPIHTSPLFAQIAGLPGTITHGMYCSAVVRQTLERHAAGGHPSRIRHFGVSFVGMVLPSDTLSVSLQHTGLQDGLMVYDINVFNDETGHLVLHGSALVAQPSTTILFTGQGSQEKGMGMDLYASSPVARAIWDRADAYFVSQFGLSILEIVRTNPKRATVYFGGVRGRQLRHNYISMSYEVPGGDRDGGGGGGGKPQRRPLFPTITEQSTSYTHSSPHGLLFATQFSQPALTIMEMAAFKDMQASGVVGGTIQFAGHSLGEYAALASVTDFMPFESLMYLVFCRGMTMQGAVERDEMGRSSFSMVAVDPSRVSSKFTEHGLRDLITAIQTQTGFFVEIVNLNIRNGQYVCAGDLRALDLLQRSCDAIKSLSSSHTASGYLSIDALTSIVRDNGAGYADVAPQQIELKRGGATVPLAGVDVPFHSSFLRSRMEAFRRVLQDSLSADRLKPSLLVGRYIPNVTGTPFSLEKGYIEEAFRVTNSEPLGEVLGNWGEWMKRVTDERDTIATVG
- a CDS encoding Cytochrome P450 3A31, giving the protein MHEITRLLLAPAAVAVFYIFARATYLAFFHPYAKYPGPFLAKFTNAYAAYHGWKGDIHLDFWRCHEKYGDYVRYGPNQLTFNTAAGLRDIYGTGAATKFIKADAYTPLIHRAPNTLTIRGGKDHARRRRIMAQGVSEKAQRGYEHRIAGHIDKLCAAAFSDGGGDDGGRPKTLDMAKWCYYLSFDIMSDVVFGARYNLLEDERFRYVTESIDKSNTRMSALIQWPRLAALRIDKRFFREAIAARNRFIRFVSRVVRDRVLKGKTVSIDIGAQGSRDADVFANLASAKDPETGRGFDDAEIAAESTTLIVAGSDTSSTALSGLFFYLANNREAYATAAAEVRGKFASRKDVILGATLMSCTYLRACIDESLRMSPPVGSSLWREALPGGAVVVDSQTIPAGCDVGVPIYSVHHSNEYFTDPFEYRPERWLEDDGTGSVERARSVFNPFSIGTRSCLGKGLATTEIMLTMAKVLYDGDFEPVDGELGQVGRGRRDGVYGRHRVQEYQLWDFITAQKTGPILSFTARKDV